Proteins encoded in a region of the Canis lupus familiaris isolate Mischka breed German Shepherd chromosome 1, alternate assembly UU_Cfam_GSD_1.0, whole genome shotgun sequence genome:
- the VRK3 gene encoding inactive serine/threonine-protein kinase VRK3 isoform X1, whose translation MISFCPDCGKNIQATFKFCPYCGNILPEEGHEGSQTFVKPLTSSFRGSRRQNNTSPETPSKKVKWSSSVTSPSSSLFSDGDSSGSEDTVRPTGSWSISSTPQSSPQTTKRSPQMTRQSPQTLKRSQVTASLEALPTRTVVTDKSGRQWILASFQTRDNQGILYEAESISTVACKSSQKQRFSLKLDAKDGRLFNEQNFFQRAAKPLQVNKWKKLNSVPLLAIPTCVGFGIHQDKYRFLVFPILGRSLQSALDDSPKHVMSVRCVFQMACRLLDALEFLHENEYVHGNVTAENIFVNPEDLSQVMLAGYGFTFRYAPRGKHVAYVEGSRSPHEGDLEFISLDLHKGCGPSRRSDLQTLGYCLLKWLYGILPWTNCLPNIEDIMKLKEKFLDNPETLVGQCSRWMCPSGLSRDGDIWTTETLQEYMKVVMTLQYDEKPPYVMLRNNLKALLQDLRVSAYDPVDLQMVP comes from the exons GCTCAAGGAGACAGAACAACACCAGTCCTGAAACCCCCTCCAAAAAAGTGAAATGGTCCAGCTCTGTCACCTCCCCCTCATCATCCCTCTTCTCAGATGGTGACAGTTCTGGGTCTGAAGATACCGTGAGACCCACAG GGTCCTGGAGTATATCCTCAACCCCCCAAAGTAGCCCACAGACAACCAAGCGAAGCCCACAGATGACCAGGCAAAGCCCTCAAACACTGAAGCGGAGCCAGGTGACTGCCTCGCTTGAGGCTTTACCCACGAGGACGGTAGTGACGGACAAGAGTGGGAGGCAATGGATCCTGGCATCCTTCCAGACCAGGGACAACCAGGGCATTCTTTATGAAG CTGAGTCTATCTCCACCGTCGCCTGCAAGTCAAGTCAGAAACAGAGATTCTCGCTTAAACTC GATGCCAAGGATGGGCGCCTGTTCAATGAGCAGAACTTCTTCCAGCGGGCCGCCAAGCCTTTGCAAG TGAACAAGTGGAAGAAGCTGAACTCAGTCCCCCTCCTGGCCATCCCCACCTGTGTTGGTTTTGGCATTCACCAGGACAAATACAG GTTCCTGGTGTTTCCCATCCTGGGGAGGAGCCTTCAGTCGGCCCTGGATGACAGCCCAAAGCATGTTATGTCAGTGAGGTGTGTGTTCCAGATGGCCTGCCGGCTG CTGGATGCCCTGGAGTTCCTCCATGAGAATGAATATGTCCATGGAAATGTGACAGCTGAGAACATCTTTGTGAATCCAGAGGATCTGAGCCAG GTGATGCTGGCCGGCTATGGCTTCACCTTCCGCTATGCCCCCAGAGGCAAACATGTGGCATATGTGGAAGGCAGCAGGAGCCCACATGAGGGGGATCTCGAGTTCATTAGCCTTGACCTGCACAAGGGATGCG GGCCCTCCCGCCGCAGTGACCTCCAGACCCTGGGCTACTGTTTGCTGAAGTGGCTCTACGGGATCCTGCCATGGACAAACTGCCTTCCCAACATCGAAGATATCATGAAGCTGAAAGAGAA GTTTCTTGACAACCCGGAGACCCTCGTGGGACAGTGCAGTCGCTGGATGTGTCCCTCAG GCCTCTCCCGTGACGGGGATATCTGGACCACAGAGACCCTGCAGGAGTACATGAAGGTGGTGATGACCCTCCAATATGATGAGAAGCCACCCTACGTCATGCTGAGGAACAATCTGAAAGCCCTGCTGCAGGACCTGCGGGTGTCAGCCTACGACCCCGTGGACCTCCAGATGGTACCCTAG
- the VRK3 gene encoding inactive serine/threonine-protein kinase VRK3 isoform X2: protein MISFCPDCGKNIQATFKFCPYCGNILPEEGHEGSQTFVKPLTSSFRGSRRQNNTSPETPSKKVKWSSSVTSPSSSLFSDGDSSGSEDTVRPTGSWSISSTPQSSPQTTKRSPQMTRQSPQTLKRSQVTASLEALPTRTVVTDKSGRQWILASFQTRDNQGILYEAESISTVACKSSQKQRFSLKLDAKDGRLFNEQNFFQRAAKPLQVNKWKKLNSVPLLAIPTCVGFGIHQDKYRFLVFPILGRSLQSALDDSPKHVMSVRCVFQMACRLLDALEFLHENEYVHGNVTAENIFVNPEDLSQVMLAGYGFTFRYAPRGKHVAYVEGSRSPHEGDLEFISLDLHKGCGPSRRSDLQTLGYCLLKWLYGILPWTNCLPNIEDIMKLKEKFLDNPETLVGQCSRWMCPSETLQEYMKVVMTLQYDEKPPYVMLRNNLKALLQDLRVSAYDPVDLQMVP from the exons GCTCAAGGAGACAGAACAACACCAGTCCTGAAACCCCCTCCAAAAAAGTGAAATGGTCCAGCTCTGTCACCTCCCCCTCATCATCCCTCTTCTCAGATGGTGACAGTTCTGGGTCTGAAGATACCGTGAGACCCACAG GGTCCTGGAGTATATCCTCAACCCCCCAAAGTAGCCCACAGACAACCAAGCGAAGCCCACAGATGACCAGGCAAAGCCCTCAAACACTGAAGCGGAGCCAGGTGACTGCCTCGCTTGAGGCTTTACCCACGAGGACGGTAGTGACGGACAAGAGTGGGAGGCAATGGATCCTGGCATCCTTCCAGACCAGGGACAACCAGGGCATTCTTTATGAAG CTGAGTCTATCTCCACCGTCGCCTGCAAGTCAAGTCAGAAACAGAGATTCTCGCTTAAACTC GATGCCAAGGATGGGCGCCTGTTCAATGAGCAGAACTTCTTCCAGCGGGCCGCCAAGCCTTTGCAAG TGAACAAGTGGAAGAAGCTGAACTCAGTCCCCCTCCTGGCCATCCCCACCTGTGTTGGTTTTGGCATTCACCAGGACAAATACAG GTTCCTGGTGTTTCCCATCCTGGGGAGGAGCCTTCAGTCGGCCCTGGATGACAGCCCAAAGCATGTTATGTCAGTGAGGTGTGTGTTCCAGATGGCCTGCCGGCTG CTGGATGCCCTGGAGTTCCTCCATGAGAATGAATATGTCCATGGAAATGTGACAGCTGAGAACATCTTTGTGAATCCAGAGGATCTGAGCCAG GTGATGCTGGCCGGCTATGGCTTCACCTTCCGCTATGCCCCCAGAGGCAAACATGTGGCATATGTGGAAGGCAGCAGGAGCCCACATGAGGGGGATCTCGAGTTCATTAGCCTTGACCTGCACAAGGGATGCG GGCCCTCCCGCCGCAGTGACCTCCAGACCCTGGGCTACTGTTTGCTGAAGTGGCTCTACGGGATCCTGCCATGGACAAACTGCCTTCCCAACATCGAAGATATCATGAAGCTGAAAGAGAA GTTTCTTGACAACCCGGAGACCCTCGTGGGACAGTGCAGTCGCTGGATGTGTCCCTCAG AGACCCTGCAGGAGTACATGAAGGTGGTGATGACCCTCCAATATGATGAGAAGCCACCCTACGTCATGCTGAGGAACAATCTGAAAGCCCTGCTGCAGGACCTGCGGGTGTCAGCCTACGACCCCGTGGACCTCCAGATGGTACCCTAG